ACGGCGAGTTGTATCTCGTGGGCGCCCACATCCAGCCTTACAAGCAGGGTAACATCTACAACCACGAGCCCGAGCGCGCCCGGAAGCTGCTGATGCACAAACGAGAAATCCTGCGGCTGGACCAGCGTATCGCCGAGAAGGGCCTTACGCTGGTCCCGCTGAAGCTCTATTTCAAGAACGGCATCGTGAAAGTGTTGCTCGGCCTTGGCCGCGGCAAGAACGTGCGCGACAAGCGCGACACGATCAAAGAGCGCGAGGGCAAGCGCGAAAT
The nucleotide sequence above comes from Candidatus Hydrogenedentota bacterium. Encoded proteins:
- the smpB gene encoding SsrA-binding protein SmpB is translated as MGESIIVENRIARRNYEILDTYEAGIVLVGTEVKSLREAGNMTLKDSFADIRTNGELYLVGAHIQPYKQGNIYNHEPERARKLLMHKREILRLDQRIAEKGLTLVPLKLYFKNGIVKVLLGLGRGKNVRDKRDTIKEREGKREIERAMKGGAKQ